One genomic region from Candidatus Gastranaerophilales bacterium encodes:
- a CDS encoding SIS domain-containing protein yields the protein MKDFIRQYIQEAVDVKCQMLADEALLHNIENIVNVIVTAYKSGKKVLFAGNGGSAADSQHLACELVSKFRKNRKALCAFALTVNTSILTAVANDFEFNNIFSRQINACGAKGDVFFAISTSGSSGNIIEAVVEAKKTGLIVVALTGSAQSDLDNLCDFVIKVPSFETSVVQEAHIMIGHIICALVEEKAGF from the coding sequence ATGAAAGATTTTATCCGGCAATATATACAAGAAGCTGTTGATGTAAAATGTCAGATGCTTGCTGATGAAGCACTTTTACATAATATAGAAAATATTGTCAATGTTATTGTTACAGCTTATAAATCAGGCAAGAAAGTGCTTTTCGCAGGTAATGGCGGCTCTGCTGCCGATTCACAACATTTGGCATGTGAGCTTGTTTCTAAATTCAGAAAAAATAGAAAGGCTTTGTGTGCATTTGCCCTTACGGTTAATACTTCTATTTTGACTGCTGTTGCCAATGATTTTGAATTTAATAATATTTTTTCAAGACAAATAAACGCTTGTGGCGCTAAGGGCGATGTTTTCTTCGCTATTTCTACCTCGGGTTCTTCCGGGAATATTATTGAGGCTGTTGTAGAAGCAAAAAAAACAGGGCTTATAGTCGTTGCCTTAACAGGCAGCGCGCAATCCGATTTAGATAATTTGTGTGATTTTGTTATTAAGGTTCCTTCTTTTGAAACTTCTGTTGTCCAAGAGGCGCATATTATGATTGGACATATTATTTGTGCGTTAGTAGAAGAAAAAGCCGGGTTTTAA